The following nucleotide sequence is from Acidovorax radicis.
GTGAACTCTCCGGTGATGGCGCTCAAGGCGTTCTGGGCCAGCCGCAATTCTTCGGCAAGCAAATCCAGCGCAGGGCCCTTCGCCTGGAGCTGGTCGGCTGCTTGCTGCAGATGCGCCGACACCGCCTGCAACGCCTGCACATGCCGGGCACGGGCAATATAGATACCCTCCGGCGCTGATTGCCAACCTGCCACCTGGAGCAGTATCCGCCGCAGCCCCTCCAAACCCTCTCCCGTGCGGGCAGACAAACGTACCGCCGGGCGCTCCTCCGCCCTGCCCGCCATGGCGACCGCTGGTGGCGGGCTGCCTGCTGCACAGTCCACCTTGTTCCAGACGTCAATCACCGGAATGGATTTAGGTAGTTTTTGGCCTATTACGCTTGCTACATAAGCGTCAGCAGCTATATATTCAGTAGCATTCGCGCGCGCGAGGTCATGCAAGAACAACACCGCGTCGGCGGCGGCAATCTCGTCCCAGGCCCGGGCGATTCCGATGCGTTCCACCTCGTCATCGCTGTCACGCAGCCCGGCGGTGTCAATGATGTGCAAGGGCACGCCCTCGATCTGAATGGTCTGCTGCACCTTGTCGCGGGTGGTGCCGGCAACCGGGGTCACGATGGCCAACTCGGCGCCCGCCAGCGCATTGAGCAGCGAGCTTTTCCCCGCATTGGGCTGCCCCGCAATCACCACCTTGATCCCCTCACGCAGCAACGCACCCTGGCGGGCACGCTGCATGACAGACGCCAGGGCCAGCTGCAGATTCGAGAGCTGCCCGTGCGCGTCTGCCTTGCGCAGGAAGTCAATTTCTTCCTCAGGAAAATCCAGCGTCGCCTCCACCAGCATGCGCAAATGAATGAGCGCATCGCGCAGGCCGTGGATCTCGTTGGAAAACGCCCCTGTCAGCGAGCGACTCGCACTGCGGGCTGCCGCTTCGGTGCTGGCGTCGATGAGGTCGGCGATGGCCTCAGCCTGCGTCAGATCGATTTTGTCGTTGAGGAAAGCGCGCTCGGTGAACTCACCGGGCTGCGCCACGCGCAGGCCTGGCAGGCACGCCTGGCCAGTGGCCAGGTCGATGGCAGCGCCTGCCTCCAGGCAGCGTGACAGCAGCAACTGCAGCACCACCGGCCCGCCATGGGCCTGCAGCTCCAGCACGTCTTCGCCGGTGTAGCTGTGCGGGCCGGGAAAGTACAGCGCCAGCCCCTGGTCGATGGCCTGGCCCTGCACGTCACGAAAGGGCAGGTAAGTGGCCTCGCGTGGCTTCAAAGACCGGCCACACACCGCCTGCACGATGCCACCCAACGCGCGCCCGGACACCCGCACGATACCGACGGCGCCACGCCCCGGGGCAGTGGCAATGGCAACGATGGGGTCGTGGTGGCGGGAAAGCATGGGCAGGCACTTTACAGGGAGGGCAGAAAAAAGGCCGCTTGCGCGGCCTTTGAGGGACTGGTTCAGTGACCGAAAATCACTTGAACTTGGGCAGATTGAACTGCGGCGGCACG
It contains:
- the mnmE gene encoding tRNA uridine-5-carboxymethylaminomethyl(34) synthesis GTPase MnmE, whose translation is MLSRHHDPIVAIATAPGRGAVGIVRVSGRALGGIVQAVCGRSLKPREATYLPFRDVQGQAIDQGLALYFPGPHSYTGEDVLELQAHGGPVVLQLLLSRCLEAGAAIDLATGQACLPGLRVAQPGEFTERAFLNDKIDLTQAEAIADLIDASTEAAARSASRSLTGAFSNEIHGLRDALIHLRMLVEATLDFPEEEIDFLRKADAHGQLSNLQLALASVMQRARQGALLREGIKVVIAGQPNAGKSSLLNALAGAELAIVTPVAGTTRDKVQQTIQIEGVPLHIIDTAGLRDSDDEVERIGIARAWDEIAAADAVLFLHDLARANATEYIAADAYVASVIGQKLPKSIPVIDVWNKVDCAAGSPPPAVAMAGRAEERPAVRLSARTGEGLEGLRRILLQVAGWQSAPEGIYIARARHVQALQAVSAHLQQAADQLQAKGPALDLLAEELRLAQNALSAITGEFTSDDLLGVIFSSFCIGK